One Panicum virgatum strain AP13 chromosome 3N, P.virgatum_v5, whole genome shotgun sequence DNA segment encodes these proteins:
- the LOC120666573 gene encoding 60S ribosomal protein L10 translates to MGRRPARCYRQIKNKPYPKSRYCRGVPDPKIRIYDVGMKKKGVDEFPYCVHLVSWEKENVSSEALEAARIACNKYMTKSAGKDAFHLRVRVHPFHVLRINKMLSCAGADRLQTGMRGAFGKPQGTCARVDIGQVLLSVRCKDNNAAHASEALRRAKFKFPGRQKIIESRKWGFTKFSRADYLKYKSEGRIVPDGVNAKLLGNHGRLEKRAPGKAFLEAVA, encoded by the exons atgggcCGAA GACCTGCGAGGTGCTATCGCCAGATCAAGAACAAACCATATCCCAAGTCAAGGTATTGTCGTGGTGTTCCTGACCCCAAGATCAGGATCTATGATGTTGGAATGAAGAAGAAGGGAGTTGATGAGTTCCCCTACTGTGTGCACCTTGTCTCTTGGGAAAAGGAGAATGTCTCTAGTGAGGCTCTTGAGGCTGCCCGTATCGCGTGCAACAAATACATGACCAAGTCTGCAGGAAAGGATGCCTTCCACCTCAGGGTCCGGGTTCACCCCTTCCATGTGCTCCGTATCAACAAGATGCTTTCGTGTGCTGGGGCTGATAGGCTCCAGACTGGAATGAGGGGTGCCTTCGGCAAGCCCCAGGGTACCTGTGCTCGGGTGGACATTGGCCAGGTTCTTCTTTCTGTGCGCTGCAAGGACAACAATGCTGCCCATGCCAGTGAGGCTCTGCGTCGTGCCAAGTTCAAGTTCCCTGGTCGCCAAAAGATCATTGAGAGCAGAAAGTG GGGCTTCACCAAGTTCAGCCGTGCTGATTACCTGAAGTACAAGAGTGAGGGTAGAATCGTGCCTGATGGTGTCAATGCTAAG CTGCTTGGTAACCATGGTCGGCTTGAGAAGCGTGCTCCTGGGAAGGCTTTCCTTGAGGCCGTTGCTTAA